A single Lolium perenne isolate Kyuss_39 chromosome 6, Kyuss_2.0, whole genome shotgun sequence DNA region contains:
- the LOC127305174 gene encoding uncharacterized protein isoform X1, with translation MPVVLYKRSPPPPEPEDEPCPPSPTSPSYEYPEFETMADYTPGEHGPSTQFFDDTGADLKLSNPTYPEPEDDDSYLRLPTSPSYGGPEFDTMADYIPNEPGLNTHLLDDEDYDIADNFDSLYNDGNTFSKEDLERQTNKFVAAALDHYNSQEKNMIKYELIKGITSTGIMDGWRFYGHVNFTAKSSLENSKEEFFFAELHYVCDDDIYIPTCIVSLEEKERIGGVRGIKGNDGYHGKEIRVDTQHCYACQEELMHPEDGTLYETGHHVDDCYGYCCS, from the exons ATGCCTGTTGTACTGTACAAGAGGAGCCCTCCTCCTCCGGAACCTGAAGATGAACCATGTCCGCCTTCTCCTACCTCACCATCTTATGAATACCCAGA GTTTGAGACCATGGCTGATTACACTCCCGGTGAGCATGGTCCAAGCACCCAATTCTTTGATGATACCGGTGCTGATCTGAAACTCAGCAATCCTACATACCCGGAACCCGAAGACGATGATTCATATCTGCGTCTTCCTACTTCACCATCTTATGGAGGCCCAGA ATTTGACACCATGGCTGATTACATTCCCAATGAGCCTGGTCTGAACACCCACCTCTTGGACGATGAGGATTACGACATTGCGGACAACTTTGATTCGTTATATAATGATGGTAACACTTTCTCCAAGGAAGATCTTGAACGGCAAACTAATAAATTTGTGGCCGCTGCACTCGACCACTACAACAGCCAAGAAAAAAACATG ATCAAGTATGAGCTCATCAAAGGCATCACTAGCACTGGAATCATGGATGGATGGCGCTTTTATGGTCATGTAAACTTCACAGCCAAAAGCTCTTTGGAGAATTCAAAGGAAGAGTTCTTCTTTGCAGAGCTACATTATGTTTGTGATGATGATATATATATACCCACATGCATAGTTTCATTGGAAGAAAAAGAAAGAATTG GTGGGGTTCGGGGCATCAAAGGTAATGATGGATACCATGGCAAGGAAATTCGTGTTGACACCCAACATTGCTATGCATGTCAAGAAGAACTGATGCACCCAGAGGATGGAACATTATATGAGACAGGTCATCATGTGGATGATTGTTATGGCTATTGTTGCAGttaa
- the LOC127305174 gene encoding uncharacterized protein isoform X2, translating to MPVVLYKRSPPPPEPEDEPCPPSPTSPSYEYPEFETMADYTPGEHGPSTQFFDDTGADLKLSNPTYPEPEDDDSYLRLPTSPSYGGPEFDTMADYIPNEPGLNTHLLDDEDYDIADNFDSLYNDGNTFSKEDLERQTNKFVAAALDHYNSQEKNMVGFGASKVMMDTMARKFVLTPNIAMHVKKN from the exons ATGCCTGTTGTACTGTACAAGAGGAGCCCTCCTCCTCCGGAACCTGAAGATGAACCATGTCCGCCTTCTCCTACCTCACCATCTTATGAATACCCAGA GTTTGAGACCATGGCTGATTACACTCCCGGTGAGCATGGTCCAAGCACCCAATTCTTTGATGATACCGGTGCTGATCTGAAACTCAGCAATCCTACATACCCGGAACCCGAAGACGATGATTCATATCTGCGTCTTCCTACTTCACCATCTTATGGAGGCCCAGA ATTTGACACCATGGCTGATTACATTCCCAATGAGCCTGGTCTGAACACCCACCTCTTGGACGATGAGGATTACGACATTGCGGACAACTTTGATTCGTTATATAATGATGGTAACACTTTCTCCAAGGAAGATCTTGAACGGCAAACTAATAAATTTGTGGCCGCTGCACTCGACCACTACAACAGCCAAGAAAAAAACATG GTGGGGTTCGGGGCATCAAAGGTAATGATGGATACCATGGCAAGGAAATTCGTGTTGACACCCAACATTGCTATGCATGTCAAGAAGAACTGA